A genomic stretch from Desulfonatronospira thiodismutans ASO3-1 includes:
- a CDS encoding methyl-accepting chemotaxis protein: MSWKNLSIKWKILAISLSAPIVVALIFAYMQISQVRQNAHESIVDTSRAITVMAEATRQDMANKLTMGIIRPFDELETREEILEAVPIVTAMNVARENADEAGYNFRVPKINPRNPDNEPNEIEREVLEGFQEEYQEEKVLITRDEIRYFRAIQLTQDCMACHGDPAGEEDPVGGTKEGWQVGEVHGAFVITTSLDETNQAIQRAQMNMALWTAAILAVLGTIIYIMIKFSIVRPLSMAGDFLRKISSGDLSRDIDSSKRDEFGNMINDLGQMSANLRQMLMGIAQKAQSLLESARSLDQVSGKLSDESGEMSARSNTVASASEETSTNMNSVAAAMEQASTNVSTVATAAEEMSSTLSEISGNADQARNITGKAVDQAQSASDRVKLLKDAAQEIGKVSETITQISSQTNLLALNATIEAARAGEAGKGFAVVANEIKELADQTGKATEEIKQKVEHIQASTSDTTQEIDMVMQVIREVNEFVDSVAAAVQEQTQTTRDIAENVGQASSGIQEVNENVAQASSVSQDMTRDISRLSESSNSISQSSSTLKQSSQSLSEMAEELQNMVEKFKFQR, translated from the coding sequence ATGTCCTGGAAAAACCTGAGCATCAAGTGGAAAATACTGGCAATTTCCCTGTCCGCGCCCATAGTGGTGGCGCTGATATTCGCCTATATGCAGATTTCACAGGTGCGGCAGAATGCCCATGAATCCATCGTGGACACCAGCCGGGCCATCACTGTCATGGCCGAAGCCACCCGCCAAGACATGGCCAACAAGCTGACCATGGGCATAATCAGGCCCTTTGACGAACTGGAAACCAGAGAAGAAATCCTGGAGGCTGTGCCCATTGTCACCGCCATGAACGTGGCCAGGGAAAACGCTGATGAAGCAGGGTACAATTTCCGGGTGCCCAAGATCAACCCGCGCAATCCGGACAACGAGCCCAATGAGATTGAGCGCGAAGTTCTTGAAGGTTTCCAGGAAGAATACCAGGAAGAAAAAGTGCTCATAACCCGGGATGAAATTCGCTATTTCCGGGCCATCCAGCTGACCCAGGACTGTATGGCCTGTCACGGGGACCCTGCGGGCGAAGAAGACCCTGTGGGCGGCACCAAGGAAGGCTGGCAGGTTGGCGAGGTTCACGGTGCCTTTGTCATAACCACCTCCCTGGACGAAACCAATCAGGCCATCCAGAGGGCCCAGATGAACATGGCCCTCTGGACAGCGGCCATCCTGGCGGTGCTTGGCACAATCATATATATCATGATAAAATTCAGTATCGTTCGACCCCTGTCCATGGCCGGGGATTTCCTGCGCAAGATCTCCTCCGGGGACCTGAGCCGGGACATAGACAGCTCTAAACGCGATGAATTCGGCAACATGATAAACGACCTGGGCCAAATGAGCGCCAACCTGCGCCAGATGCTCATGGGCATAGCCCAGAAGGCCCAGTCCCTGCTGGAATCGGCCCGGAGCCTGGACCAGGTTTCCGGCAAGCTGTCCGATGAGTCCGGGGAAATGTCCGCACGCTCCAACACAGTCGCTTCTGCTTCCGAGGAAACCAGCACCAACATGAACTCTGTAGCTGCGGCCATGGAGCAGGCCTCCACCAATGTATCCACAGTGGCTACCGCTGCCGAGGAAATGAGCTCCACCCTGTCGGAAATTTCCGGAAATGCAGACCAGGCCAGAAACATAACCGGCAAAGCCGTGGACCAGGCCCAGAGCGCCTCGGACAGGGTAAAGCTTCTCAAGGACGCCGCCCAGGAAATCGGCAAGGTCTCAGAAACCATCACCCAGATATCCTCCCAGACCAACCTTCTGGCTTTAAACGCCACCATTGAGGCGGCCCGGGCCGGCGAGGCCGGCAAGGGCTTTGCCGTGGTGGCCAACGAAATAAAGGAACTGGCCGACCAGACCGGAAAGGCCACTGAAGAAATCAAGCAGAAGGTCGAGCATATCCAGGCTTCCACGAGCGACACTACCCAGGAGATCGATATGGTGATGCAGGTGATCCGGGAAGTAAACGAGTTCGTGGACAGCGTGGCTGCGGCGGTTCAGGAGCAAACCCAGACCACCCGGGATATTGCCGAAAACGTCGGCCAGGCCTCCAGCGGAATTCAGGAGGTCAACGAAAACGTGGCCCAGGCTTCCAGTGTATCCCAGGATATGACCCGGGACATATCCAGGCTCAGTGAATCATCCAATTCCATCAGCCAGAGCAGTTCCACTCTGAAGCAGAGTTCGCAGTCCCTTTCGGAGATGGCCGAGGAGCTGCAAAATATGGTTGAAAAATTTAAATTTCAGAGGTAA
- a CDS encoding two-component system response regulator, translating to MQENTPKILVVDDELINRSMLRKFLASRAEILEAEDGYQALELASSETDLVLLDLMMEGIDGIEVCRRLKERPDTKEVPVIFISAVNDPKVKAQGLEAGGMDFVDKPFDRNELLSRINIHLTLRNQAIEIKKYTQELEELVEKRTRQLQESEKKYRTLFETSKSAMLLVDTESGLLTMANKEFCDLIGYTRQEVENSLHFLNFVHPDDHERARKYFDTSRQDAGTAPAEFEIKGLTREEKKLHLYYKVAAIPEWNSLVISIFDLTDKRRVEEELRQRTFYNSLTGLPNSELFKNRLKKSIQTRQEDQGYFFAVIFIDLDRFKLVNDSLGHQKGDELISLMAKRLERGVKKRDTVAHFGGDDFGLLIEAEDLPEAALRAEKIKDQFVEPFEIAGNEIYTTCSMGIVVSSQDYSEPEEIFRDADTALHRAKSTGPGNYVVFDPQMHAQVSDLLQLETELRKAIQQKEFVLYYQPIYNLADLRITGFEALIRWIHPEKGMVPPNVFIPIAEETELINPLGEWILDTACRQARKWNKGGRELTMNINLSGVQFKDKNLINVLENTFRKNSISPLHINLELTESVVMGDAEESINTLNKIKKLGARLSIDDFGTGYSSLNYLQKFPIDNLKIDRSFINTMETQSGQELVRAILAMTQSLGIKAVAEGIETWEQVKLLQELNCNLGQGYHFSKPLDEESADALLQEHNTDSPAMQEKEPS from the coding sequence ATGCAGGAAAACACACCCAAGATACTCGTAGTTGATGACGAGCTCATCAACAGGTCCATGTTGCGCAAGTTTCTTGCCTCCCGGGCCGAGATCCTGGAAGCTGAAGACGGTTATCAGGCCTTGGAGCTTGCCTCCTCCGAGACCGACCTGGTGCTTCTGGATCTAATGATGGAGGGCATAGACGGAATAGAAGTATGCAGACGTCTCAAAGAGCGCCCGGACACTAAGGAAGTACCGGTAATTTTCATCTCCGCGGTTAATGACCCCAAGGTCAAGGCCCAGGGTCTGGAAGCCGGGGGGATGGACTTTGTGGACAAACCCTTTGACCGCAACGAACTGCTCTCCAGGATAAATATCCACCTGACCCTGCGCAATCAGGCCATAGAAATCAAAAAATACACCCAGGAACTGGAAGAGCTGGTGGAAAAACGTACCCGGCAGCTCCAGGAATCTGAAAAGAAGTACAGAACTCTTTTTGAAACCTCCAAAAGCGCCATGCTGCTGGTAGATACCGAAAGCGGCCTGTTGACCATGGCCAACAAAGAATTTTGCGATCTCATCGGCTATACCAGACAGGAGGTGGAAAACAGCCTGCACTTCCTCAATTTTGTTCACCCCGATGACCATGAAAGAGCCAGGAAATACTTCGACACAAGCCGCCAGGATGCCGGCACTGCTCCAGCCGAATTCGAAATCAAAGGGCTGACCAGGGAAGAAAAAAAACTTCATCTTTACTACAAGGTAGCAGCCATTCCCGAATGGAACTCTCTGGTGATATCCATTTTTGACCTCACGGACAAACGCCGGGTGGAGGAGGAGCTCAGACAACGCACCTTTTACAATTCCTTGACCGGCCTTCCCAACAGCGAGCTTTTCAAAAACAGGCTGAAAAAATCCATCCAGACCAGGCAGGAAGACCAGGGATATTTTTTCGCGGTGATCTTTATCGACCTGGACCGCTTCAAACTGGTCAACGACAGTCTGGGGCACCAGAAAGGCGACGAACTTATTTCCCTTATGGCCAAAAGGCTGGAGCGGGGAGTAAAGAAAAGAGACACTGTGGCCCACTTCGGCGGAGACGACTTCGGCCTGCTCATTGAGGCCGAGGATCTGCCCGAAGCCGCCCTCAGGGCTGAAAAAATCAAGGACCAGTTCGTCGAACCTTTTGAAATAGCCGGCAACGAGATCTACACCACCTGCTCCATGGGCATCGTGGTCTCATCCCAGGATTACAGCGAGCCTGAAGAAATATTCAGGGACGCGGACACGGCCCTGCACCGGGCCAAATCCACAGGACCTGGCAACTATGTCGTGTTTGACCCTCAAATGCATGCCCAGGTTTCCGACCTTCTGCAACTGGAGACGGAGCTGCGTAAAGCCATACAGCAGAAGGAATTCGTCCTTTACTACCAGCCCATATACAATCTGGCCGACCTCAGGATCACCGGGTTTGAGGCCCTTATCCGCTGGATTCACCCCGAAAAGGGGATGGTCCCCCCCAATGTATTCATTCCCATTGCAGAAGAAACAGAACTTATAAATCCCCTGGGGGAATGGATACTGGATACCGCCTGCAGGCAGGCCCGGAAGTGGAACAAAGGCGGCCGGGAGCTGACCATGAACATCAATCTGTCCGGAGTGCAGTTCAAGGACAAGAACCTGATCAATGTCCTGGAAAATACTTTCAGAAAAAACAGCATATCCCCTCTGCACATCAACCTGGAACTTACCGAAAGCGTGGTCATGGGCGATGCCGAAGAATCCATCAACACCCTGAACAAAATCAAAAAACTGGGAGCCAGGCTGTCCATAGACGATTTTGGTACCGGGTATTCCTCCCTCAACTATCTGCAGAAGTTTCCCATAGACAACCTCAAGATTGACCGCTCCTTTATAAACACCATGGAGACTCAGAGCGGACAGGAACTGGTGCGGGCCATTCTGGCCATGACCCAGAGCCTGGGCATCAAGGCCGTGGCCGAGGGAATCGAAACCTGGGAACAGGTGAAGCTTCTTCAGGAACTCAACTGCAACCTGGGACAGGGCTACCATTTCTCCAAGCCCCTGGACGAGGAGAGCGCAGACGCCTTGCTGCAAGAACATAACACGGACTCACCAGCCATGCAGGAAAAGGAACCATCATGA
- a CDS encoding phosphoribosylformylglycinamidine synthase subunit PurQ — protein sequence MSQAKVLVVTGHGTNCHGETAYAARQAGADRVSICFFSDLTSEKENIRDYNLLIFPGGFLDGDDLGAAQAAALRWMYSSTESGRQIIRDLEEFYTDGGLILGICNGFQLLVKLGLLPAMDRAYFQRQVSLTHNDSSRFEDRWVHLGCNPGSPCVFTRGLDRLYLPVRHGEGKLVCRDETMLNSLEENNLVALKYIHPDTRGPTQEYPYNPNGSPSAIAGLTDPQGRILGLMPHPEAYNHPTNHPGWTRGEQDILGTEILARGIEYLHSC from the coding sequence ATGAGTCAGGCAAAAGTGCTGGTGGTCACAGGTCATGGAACCAACTGCCACGGTGAAACCGCCTATGCAGCCAGGCAGGCCGGAGCAGACCGGGTGAGCATATGCTTCTTTTCCGATCTGACATCTGAAAAGGAAAATATCCGGGACTACAATCTCCTGATATTTCCAGGAGGGTTCCTGGACGGGGACGACCTGGGAGCGGCCCAGGCCGCGGCCCTGCGATGGATGTATTCCAGCACTGAAAGCGGTCGTCAGATCATCAGGGACCTGGAAGAGTTTTACACCGATGGAGGACTGATCCTGGGCATCTGCAACGGGTTTCAGCTGCTGGTCAAGCTGGGACTTTTGCCGGCCATGGACCGGGCCTATTTTCAACGCCAGGTCAGCCTGACCCACAACGATTCCTCCAGGTTTGAGGACCGCTGGGTACATCTGGGGTGCAACCCCGGTTCTCCATGCGTTTTCACCCGGGGCCTGGACAGGCTGTATCTTCCCGTACGACACGGAGAAGGCAAGCTGGTATGCAGGGATGAAACCATGCTGAACAGCCTGGAAGAAAACAACCTGGTAGCCCTTAAGTACATCCATCCAGATACCAGAGGTCCCACTCAGGAGTACCCATACAATCCCAACGGGTCGCCCTCGGCCATTGCCGGACTTACCGACCCCCAGGGCCGCATCCTGGGCCTTATGCCTCATCCCGAGGCGTACAACCACCCCACCAACCACCCCGGCTGGACCAGAGGAGAACAGGACATCCTGGGAACCGAGATCCTGGCCAGGGGCATCGAATACCTGCACTCTTGCTGA
- a CDS encoding nucleoside deaminase: MAANNALNSCSSTSAAGSQEQWRVLMQEALKEAGKARSRGEVPVGAVLADAGTGEILAGGSNRCIELNDPTAHAEIIALRRAGQARGNYRLPGTVLAVTLEPCLMCLGAIAQARIDGLVYGPRDPGAGALFSRPDILDFVWLSHKFWIVENILKDECLELLQNFFRDKRSP, from the coding sequence ATGGCTGCAAATAATGCCTTGAACTCCTGCTCTTCAACATCTGCTGCCGGCTCTCAGGAACAGTGGCGTGTTCTCATGCAAGAGGCCCTGAAAGAAGCCGGGAAAGCCAGGAGCCGGGGAGAAGTACCGGTGGGGGCTGTACTGGCGGATGCCGGCACCGGCGAGATCCTGGCCGGGGGAAGCAACCGGTGCATAGAACTAAACGACCCCACAGCCCACGCAGAAATTATCGCCCTGCGCCGGGCAGGGCAGGCCAGGGGCAACTACCGCCTGCCCGGGACCGTCCTGGCGGTAACCCTGGAGCCATGCCTCATGTGCCTGGGGGCAATAGCCCAGGCCAGAATAGACGGCCTGGTCTATGGACCGCGCGATCCTGGAGCCGGTGCACTTTTTTCCAGACCAGACATCCTTGACTTTGTCTGGCTTAGTCATAAATTCTGGATAGTTGAAAATATCCTGAAAGACGAGTGCCTTGAGCTTCTGCAGAATTTTTTCCGCGACAAAAGAAGCCCTTGA
- a CDS encoding TVP38/TMEM64 family protein, with product MDKKRGIIIITICIFLAAGLLVSGVYYGIQLESLHHEVSSFLKSISPFLFIVLMITLPAAGFPISVFLIMAGIKFGIFYATIVWILILPLHAMIGYFLSSRLRQTIKRLIEKRNYHVPKIPENSTAMYSFLFYAIPGIPYSGKNYILPLAGVPFSYCVLMNSIVQAPQGIPFIVLGRSATAMDPTLLYIALAMFMVIFVLLRWVKRKYWDVSI from the coding sequence ATGGATAAGAAACGCGGAATAATCATTATCACCATATGCATCTTTCTGGCCGCAGGATTGCTTGTTTCCGGAGTTTACTATGGTATCCAGCTGGAATCATTGCATCATGAAGTTTCGTCTTTTTTGAAAAGCATATCGCCGTTTTTATTTATTGTCTTGATGATCACTCTCCCGGCGGCAGGATTCCCTATAAGCGTATTTCTAATAATGGCCGGGATCAAGTTTGGAATATTTTATGCTACAATAGTGTGGATACTTATCCTGCCCCTGCATGCCATGATCGGATACTTTCTATCCAGCAGGCTCAGGCAGACCATCAAAAGATTAATCGAAAAGAGAAATTATCATGTTCCGAAAATACCTGAAAACAGTACAGCCATGTACAGCTTCCTGTTTTATGCCATTCCTGGAATACCATATTCCGGAAAGAACTATATTCTGCCCCTGGCCGGCGTTCCCTTCAGCTATTGTGTTTTGATGAACAGTATTGTTCAGGCGCCTCAGGGGATACCGTTTATTGTTCTTGGAAGATCGGCTACTGCAATGGATCCGACGCTTTTATATATCGCTCTGGCCATGTTCATGGTTATTTTTGTCCTTTTGCGATGGGTAAAAAGAAAATACTGGGATGTATCTATTTAG
- a CDS encoding M48 family metallopeptidase has product MNTTRIQVEEISAQVDFKAVKNLNLRIKAPGAHVYITAPRGADIRQVRDFLISRLEWVRRTRSRILNAASDSPAFPQSGAVYSIWGWQYTLLLVERERPASVKLRRRSMIMSVRPGTGPEKRQALLEKWFREQVKHAARELVDKWSRIMRVQVNKIFVQSMKTKWGSCNMVHGNIRLNTDLVHHQPECLEYLVIHELVHLLESNHNERFYAIMDKFYPHWRKYRTMLNG; this is encoded by the coding sequence GTGAATACAACCAGGATTCAGGTGGAAGAAATCAGTGCGCAGGTTGATTTCAAGGCTGTGAAAAATCTGAACCTGAGAATAAAGGCTCCTGGCGCGCATGTTTATATTACAGCCCCGAGGGGCGCAGACATCAGGCAGGTGCGTGATTTTCTGATCTCCAGGCTGGAATGGGTCAGGAGAACACGAAGCAGGATCCTGAATGCAGCCTCAGATAGCCCTGCCTTCCCCCAGAGTGGTGCGGTTTACAGTATATGGGGCTGGCAGTATACCCTTTTGCTGGTTGAGCGGGAGAGACCGGCCTCGGTAAAGCTCAGGCGCAGAAGCATGATCATGTCCGTTCGTCCAGGCACCGGCCCGGAAAAGAGGCAGGCTCTGCTGGAGAAATGGTTTCGGGAGCAGGTTAAACATGCTGCCCGGGAGCTTGTGGACAAGTGGTCTCGAATAATGCGGGTGCAGGTGAACAAAATCTTTGTTCAGAGTATGAAAACCAAGTGGGGCAGCTGCAACATGGTCCACGGCAATATACGCCTGAATACAGACCTGGTTCACCATCAACCTGAGTGCCTGGAATACCTGGTGATCCATGAACTGGTTCACCTGCTGGAATCAAATCACAATGAACGTTTTTATGCCATAATGGACAAGTTTTATCCCCATTGGCGCAAGTACCGCACTATGCTAAACGGCTAA
- a CDS encoding NAD(P)/FAD-dependent oxidoreductase, which produces MLKDGEKGAILQNDKKTYAIAPHLPCGVVSPDTLRRIADVAEKYNCAALKVTSAARIAMVGLKEEDIDAAWEDLGIPPGAAVGVCVRSVKACPGTTFCRLGQQDSLNVGLELDKKYHGRELPGKLKFGVSGCPHQCAETCIKDIALVGKKKGWTLLTGGSGAGKPRLADEIASELETDQIMQMVEKVIEVYTAQAKKHERMGKMMDRIGVDSFKQMVLAS; this is translated from the coding sequence ATGCTCAAAGACGGAGAGAAAGGGGCCATCCTGCAGAATGACAAAAAGACCTACGCCATAGCACCTCACCTGCCCTGCGGTGTTGTATCCCCTGACACCCTGCGCAGAATAGCCGATGTCGCCGAGAAATACAACTGCGCCGCGCTCAAAGTAACCAGCGCCGCCAGGATTGCCATGGTGGGCCTTAAAGAAGAAGACATAGACGCTGCCTGGGAGGACCTGGGGATACCGCCGGGTGCTGCCGTGGGAGTATGTGTCCGCAGCGTCAAGGCCTGCCCGGGCACCACTTTCTGCAGGCTGGGACAGCAGGACAGCCTTAATGTGGGCCTTGAACTGGACAAAAAATATCATGGACGCGAACTCCCCGGCAAACTCAAGTTTGGAGTCAGCGGATGCCCCCATCAGTGCGCCGAGACCTGCATCAAGGATATCGCCCTGGTAGGCAAAAAGAAGGGATGGACCCTTCTCACCGGCGGATCAGGAGCCGGCAAGCCGAGACTGGCCGATGAAATCGCCTCGGAGCTGGAAACTGATCAAATCATGCAGATGGTGGAAAAAGTAATTGAAGTCTACACTGCCCAGGCCAAAAAGCATGAGCGCATGGGCAAGATGATGGACCGTATCGGGGTGGACAGCTTTAAGCAGATGGTCCTTGCATCATGA